In Thalassophryne amazonica chromosome 14, fThaAma1.1, whole genome shotgun sequence, one DNA window encodes the following:
- the LOC117524151 gene encoding cytochrome c oxidase assembly factor 5, which produces MPKYYEGKVEDKRPCAGIREDFQACLLTHDCVVKEGKLPSECLKDGHCRALQESFFDCKRSLLDNRTRFRGRKGY; this is translated from the exons ATGCCGAAATATTACGAGGGTAAAGTCGAGGATAAGAGACCCTGTGCCGGGATCAGAGAAGATTTTCAAGCCTGTCTCCTGACGCACGACTGTGTTGTGAAG GAGGGGAAGCTGCCCAGTGAATGTTTAAAGGATGGTCATTGCAGAGCTCTGCAAGAGTCATTCTTTGACTGCAAGAGGTCACTG CTGGACAACAGGACAAGATTCCGAGGACGGAAAGGATACTGA